The genomic window gtttatgtatttttagTGGATGGATGTCTACTTGTTTCTACcttttgactattgtgaatagagctgctatgaaatTTCATGTGCAAGGATTAGAGTTCTGTTTTCAGTTCTGTAGGGTGCatcctgaggctggagagactATCTTATGGAAATTCTATGTTTAACTGGTTTCCATAGCAGCAGTACCACGCTATATTCCTACCAGCAATGTACTCAGGCTCCAGTTTTTCcacatctttattttctttttgaaacattaTAGCCATCTCAGTGGGTGTAAAGTTGCACCTCGTTGTTTTCATTTACACATCCCTATGTTTGGTAATGCTGAACAgtttttttcatgaatttattggccattattggccatttgtatatcttctttttctttaaaaaagattaatgttgattcatttgtgtgtgaatttatgcatatatgtgtgtgtgtgtgcacatgtgcacatgcaggtgTTCTTGCATAGAAGCCCAAATAAGGCATTAATCATCCTTCCTCTTTAACCATTTCCTATGTGTTTCTTTGAGGCAGGATCCCTCTTGAACTTTGCATTTGTGTATTAGCTAGTCTGGAAGTCAGCAAGCACCAGAGATGCTGCTGTGTCTCcctccctcagagctggagtgCTGGATGGCATGTTTGTTACATGGTCGTAGGGATCTGAACTCTAGTCCTTATGATTATACAGCAAGTGTTTTTAACCCCTGAGACAACTGTCTGgccatttgtatattttatttagggAATTGTCTAattcttttcctcatttttaaattgagttttGTTGTCTAGTTTGAGTACAAGTTTCTTGTCAGGTATGttgtttgcaagtattttctctcattctttagGTGCCCTTTCATATTCTTGTTATTGTTGATGATGTACAAAGCTTTTAATTTTGATGATATATCATTTACTTTTCCTTTATTATGTGCCTTTAAAAGACACTGAAATTCAAGTATGTGAAAGTTTAGATGTGTACTTATCTGTATTTAATAGAATACTAGTATAATTttagcttttttatttattggacTTCTCATCAATTTTAAGTTGATGTTCATATGATTTTCCTATAATGTGATACAGAGGTTccaattgtttcattttttttaactaattagttaattatttaatgtgcatgtgtctatgcatcacatgcatgcagtttCCACAGGGGCCTGAAaggggtgttggatcctctggaacaggAGGTACAGGCTGTTGCAAGCTACCATGTGGCTCCTGGAACTCCATCTCTGGACTTCTGGCAGAGCTCtgctagtgttcttaactactgagccaccctTCTGGtccctgttttttatttttgtttgtttgtttttctgtgtgtgtgtaatgcatgtgtttttatattcatgtatgcatgtgccaGTGGAAGGCAGGTGTCTTCTATCTATATGTAgcttactttatatatataaagtaaggtatatatatatgtgtgtgtgtgtgtgtgtgtgtctatgtatgtatgtatgtatgtatgtattgaggCAGGGTtgtactatgtagccctggctgtcctggaacttattttgtAGGCTGCCgtagaacttacagagatctgcctgtcactgcttccttagttctgagattaaaggtgtgcaccaccatgcctggttctgCCTTACTTCTTGAGGTATTGTTTCTTATTGAACTTGGTGCACATCAGTTGATCAGGAGGAGGAGTAAACTTCAGGGATGTCCCATTTCCCTTGTACATGTTAGTATGTACTAATGTTACAGATTTGTGCAGCTGTGCTTGGCTTTTGATGTGACTGTCGAGAATCTAAACTCCTGTCCCTGTGCTTCCATGGCAGGCACTTTACTCACAGAGTGAAGCCCCCAGCCCTTGCTTTTGGTTTCATTTAAACTGAGTCTCAAATAGTTCAGGCTGCTCTCCAACTCAGTTTgtggctaaggatgaccttgaatgtgTGGTCatcctgcttctgcatcccaagtgtTACTATTAAAGTCATGAGCCACCACATCTAACTTTTATCTTATTTTCATAACCTCATATGGGAATAGCCAGTTGAGCTAGTGCCTTTTATTGAACAGATAATTCTTTCTTGCATTTACTTGTAGTGGCACCTTTGTTGAAAATCACTTGGCCATAGTTGTGGGGAATTACATACCATTAATTTTTGTCCATTGGACTTTGTTCCTGTCTTTATACCAATACCGTGTGTCTTGATTATTACAATTGTATAGTGAAATTGGAAATCAGGAAATCTGAGTCCTCTAAGTCTTTTCATTTCAATGTTCTTTGTATATTGAAGTACCTTGTTCTGCCATATGGATTTTAGAGTCAGTTTTTCCATCCCTTGAGGGAGGGAAGCCATTGGAATTTTGATCAGGGTTGCATAGAATTTGAACTTTAATCCCcaaatattttgttcatttatttgcttattcattCTCATGTTTTTATAATTGTAACTGATCTCTTAATTTCCTTCGAAGATTGTTTGTTTGTAGTATAGAACAGTATTCCTGTTTATTTTTAGTTGTGATGAAAGTTTTACAGTTCAGTAATATgtgtttataataatataaaaacactactaccatctgttttcatttttcattagcCTAAATAGAAGCCTGGAGCTAAGTAAGCATTATCTCACAAAGTTTTCCTACTCCATCCCAGTACTTAGTAACTTTAAGCTTCTTCCCTTTTCTGTGATGTTTACCTAATGTAGATAGTTTGCGTTGCTGGAATAGTAAAATACTTATCCTTTTGTATCTGACTTCTtccatttaaatgttttcagGGTTCATCCATGTTGTACATATGAGAACTTCATTCTTATAGTCTTCCATTGTATATGTCTATCTATGATGTATGCCTCATATTTTCCAACCCATTCATCTGCTGATGGAAACCTATTTCCATCTTTGGTTATTATGAATGCTACTTTACACACAAGGATTCAAGTACTTAGTACTTGAGAACTGAGTATACCTAGTAGCAGAATTCCTGGGTTATATGGTAAGCACATGTTTAATACTTTGAGGCTTCCTGGATTTTATGTTTTGATCTTATTTTCCTCACCTTTTCTAACTTTATTAGTTCTAGTAGAGTgggttcttttttgggggggcacgcaggggtgggggggagtagATTCTTCTGGATCTTTAAAAATGGATACTTTTTCATTTCCATGTTAGACATTCTTTACTTCTTTGTGCAGCCTAATTGATGTAGCTGTAACTTCACTGTTGTCAAAGTGACCAAAATAGGTGGTCTTATTTTGTTCCTATTGTTTAGAGGAAGGCTTTCAGTTACCATTACCTTTCCAGTTAGTGATGTTAGCTATGGTGTTCAAAAATATCCTTAAGCAGGAATGGTGGTAAATACTTGTAGTCCAGTTTACTGAAGGCCCAGCTACTCTGTAGgctaatctttttgagtttcaaacCAACCTGAGCAACATAGCAAgcttcttcttaaaaaaaaaaagaagaagaagaaaaaaaaaacaaagcaaagcaagaaaggggagaaaggagcCTTTTATCAGGCTGAAGAAGTTGcgttctgtctctctttgtgagcTCTAGTGGGAGGTAGGAGCACAGTGCCTTATCACAAGCAGCTGCTTCAACAAGCCTCTTCTTGTTGCTCTAAGCTATTTGAATAGTTGTAAGAGTGTGGGAAAGTTGATTTTTccacctccctttctttcttacgttcttttttctttttgaggtatagggtcttactgtgtatccatggctggcctcaaacccagagatccatctgcctatCTTTCCCCCTTGAGTCCTtcagttgggattaaaggcatacttTGAGTTCTTACCACATTAAtcataattctgtttttttttttttttgacatagtGTCTTACAATGTTCCTTTGGTTGGCTTTAAGCTAATGGTCCTCCTGCATCAccctctgaatgctgggattacaagcaagaACCATAATGCGGGACTTATTTCATAGGTATTTTAAATTCCTAATGTGGCAGTTCTCTAGTCTGTGCCATATCTTCATCTGGTTCTTGTCTATTTAGTTTTCTTGCCCTTTTTTCATaccttgtgtgtatgtacagtAGATATGATATATGGGGTGATACTAACTGAAAAAGTAGGCCTTTAGTAAGGGCTCTATGTTCCTCAGCCAGAAACCAAGCCATTAAActttttctattcattctttcagtttgtgtgcatgtatgcaagtgtgtggCTACATACATgtgggtcagaggacagtttgcagaGATTAGTTCTTTGCTGCCacaatgtgagttctgggaatttaactcaggttcTCGGCGTTGGCAAGCAAGTACCCTTAGGTGGTAAGCTATGTCACCTCACTGGCCCATTTCTAATTTTAGAGGTTACTGCCCTCAGTTTCATCCAATACAGTGGCTCGAATCCTTCTTAATGcttcgaccctttaatacagttccttatgttgtggtgaccacctCCCAGCATAAGATTATTTCCTTTCCATTTCATAACTAATTGTGCTACTCTTATAAACTGTAATGTCAACTGTCTGATATGCAATCTCAAGAGAGAGGGatcatgactcacaggttgagaaccactgctttagtgGCTTTTATTAGTTTTCTACGTTTTGGTCCTTTCCTTTCCCTGAGACCATTAGAAACTGTCGTGTCTGTATCACTTTCAGTGGTGATCCACTTACTGTACTAGTGTCCTGGAACCCTACTGAAATGGTGGGAAAGAGTGAGATGGGCAAGTGTTTTGTCACCTAGGGCTTCAGCTGGACACAAGTCCTTCGCTATATCCTTCCCAAACATTTTTAGGGCTGCTGTGTCATTCTCCTCCTTTTGTTTAAGTAAAAGGGGAATAACAACTTGGACTGGAGCTAATTAATTCCCCTTCTTCCAGAATATTTAAGCTTCTGATACATTTTGTTTGAGAGTGTTAGCCTTTGTTCCTGAAGAACATTCTGAGCTTATTTGAACTGGGCCAGATGGTACAGACTTGGGATCCTAGCTATTTAGGAGGCCGAGGTAGGAGATTCCAAGTATAAGGTGGGCCTGGGTTACGAAAATGAGCTTATTTGAAAATTATACTTTGCGGTTCAAAAGTACTTACGTTCTCCAtccctgaaggtttttttttattgttcgtTTTTGTTTccgttgttgttttattttgagacagggtctctgtgtagctctgggtgtcctggaactccccctgaccagtctggcctcgaccTGCATCTATGTCtcaaatgctggcattaaaggccaGCATCACCACGCCTAGCAAGGAAGAGACTTCTTATTGGCTCTTACATCCTTGGGATATTTCAGAATGGTTACTTTTCCTCTCCTCCAAAGGGGAGGAGATTGCGGATTCCCGGAGGCGAAGCTGCAAGAGTGGGAGGGTCCCTTTTCCTTGGAGCGCTCATTCCACCAAGCTGGTCTTACTTAGCACTTGGCAGATTTATTTCCATTGCTAATATTTTACTCTAGTACCTTCTGCCTCAGGTAAGTGTCTTGGGTGTGATTCCGTGCATTTGTTCATCTAGAGATAGCAGACTCTCTTGCCCTGTGTCCTCACTTCTCTGGCTGGTTGGAGCTAACTTGCTGACTTGAAAGTTGTTAGGGTCTCTCTGGCGGTGATGACAGGACTGATGATGTGTAAGCTCAGCTTGTGTTGAAGCTGAAACTGGAAGTCCTACGTTTATAGTTTAAAATTAGAAAGATCTTGTccagtttaaaaataatgttctgCAAGAGGGTTTTAAACTTTGCTGTGAACCATTTGCTTAGCAAAGATGACTCATTCTCAGTTATTTCCATCCTTTTGAATCTAGATCTCTATTTTCATATGTTTAGGAAGAACTTTTTTTCCCCGAACAAAAATTTTGAAAATCTTAAGAACTTCATCTAGTTCTTGAAAATTGCTAAGAACTGAATCCTGAATTAACTAAAAATATTATGAttcttgacccccccccccccggaattGAATTTTGGCTTGTCAGCTACCTTTTATAGACTTTGCTAAAGTAGTTCTGAGCATTTTTCTTTACTATGCCACCCTAATAATTTTTGCAAAAATATCTCTTTCTAAGGCAATGTCTAGAGATGAAGTTCCTTGAAATGTGAAAAATGAATGAGAATAAACATGGAAGTTTTATACTGCCAATGACTTGTTTTCAATTAACCTTGAGGAAGGAACTAATTATAAACTCGAGATCTTGGTGACTTTCACTTAATAGGACTACTTTTATAATCTGTGCAACAGAGGACAGTTCATCTAAAAGGTGTTATTTATCTAGCTGAGAAAGTACACTGTGTACTTTGAAGCCTTGTAAGTTGATAACTTGCTAAAAAATTTAATTTGGGGAAGCTTCTGTTCTTACCCTTGGATAAGAGTTGCAAACAATCTCAGGTGATTGACACATTGTACATTTTGTTAACCTTGCCTGTCTTCTagtgttcattttaaattttgttttttctcataGAAAGTACTGTGAGGAATGGCcattaaaatgaagaaacaaattagTTTTTAGATGTTTCAAATTGATTATTAATTGGCAAACTCTTACTGTGTTtgtgttaagaaatattaattttttctgttttattatacCCAATTATTTCCAATGACTATGTTTGTGAAAATGTTTTTGTAGAAGGCAAATTCAAATATTAAGTATGATGAATATAATTTTAACTCAGCAGATGAAAATTACTTTATAAATGTTCTGCTGCACTGacaatatctaattaaaaatattagttgTTTGTTATGTAAAAATTATCAGTGGTCCACTCACGACAAGACACATTTGTTATGCTCTGAATTAGAAGCTTTCTGCCCTTCCTTCTGCTTTTGCTTTGAGGACTTTGTCACAAAGAAATAGAGGCTCTTGGAAGGAACTGGATGGAGGCTAGCAGGTGTACAGAACCTTTGGCTCACATTTGCATCATAGGCGCTTCCGCCCACACTCGTAGGCTAGGGAAGGTAGCAATGCTCCTCCTGAACATGTTTTCGTCTTAAGCCCTTTGTGTATCCTAATTATCTCCTCCTCACTGCTGGGCCCTCTCTCCAGGTCCCCATCACTCTTAATAGCCTCTTCACATTTAGTTTCCATCAAAACTTGCTTGCTATCCATTAACGCAGAGTTCCCATCCTCTTCCTGATCTATTTGTCCCTGCTCTAATCCTGTGCTGTCAGCCCTCCCACTCACTCCATGAAGCCTCACATAACCGTTTGTAATGTCTTCCAGTGCCTCAGTCTTGTCCTAGTTTCATGGTGTAGTCGTTGTTTCTGCACCCAGGCCTTCTCTCCTACTAAGTGGTATCTTCCATAGCTCTCCTGAGACCTCCACCTTTTATACTGCTCGCTGTGTCAGCCTTTACACTTCCAGCCTTTTGGTGCATTGGATATAGAGTTCTTTACCTTTAATTTGtttgctctgtctctctcatcaagCAGTAATTTTCTTGCTTCTTGTGTGGGTATCTTTAATCAGTCTGGCTGAGATTTTCTTACCTTGTTCTCTGTCAGTGCCTCCTGGTTGATCTTTTCTCAGCATCTACTTGTGTAATTACTGCATATTTACTTGTTCTCTGAGCCTTCCTTtaattataacacacacacacacacacacacatttttgaaaTTAAGATGTAGTATGTGTCTTAGACTGGATTTCTTGATACTTTTCAGAATTGAAAAATGACTTATCTGTTAATTATATTGTAAGTTTAATAAAATACTAtagtttttaaagacaagatctcattctgtagctcaggaTAACTCAGTAGGTAGCCCGGGCTGGCCTAGAACTGTCAGTGAGCCTTTTCCTTTGTCCTTCTAAGGGCTTGAGGTTACTGGCGTATACCAACCAAACACCATATTTGAAATAATCTATTTTTCCCAGTTGATTTCAAGTTCCACAAGCATATTCTGTTTTACTCATCAGTAAGAGCCCATTTCTATTACAGTACATTTCACCTGGTAGGCACTGAATAAataatggatgaatgaatatcACTGTCTCTTTGGGAAATGTTGGCCCAACTTCTGTAGCTACATCAATCAGTTTATGAGTATATGCCAAACAATTGACTCATTATTTTTGGCGATTGTTTTATACTGAGGAGACCTTTAAATTTATCTGTTTTCCCCTTTATATAACTTGTTTCATTATAGGTACACATATGTTCTAGTGTAGGAGCACTTTCCATTTATGAAAATGAATTCACATAAGCTTTTACCCGGTATCAGCCATTTCTTTTATTATGGGGGAGCAGGGAAGGTACCAAACAGCAGCAGGCTTTTAAACTGTAGGCAGGTGTGACTCTTGAACTTACTGTCTTATTTCACTTCGTCCTCCAAGGTGTGCACTTGCTTGGTGTGCCCACCTTTTAAGTGCAAGAACAACGAACAGGCAACATGAGTGACTGGAGTACTTTACACCAGCTCCTAGAAAAGGTTCAACCCTACTCCACAGCTGGAGGAAAGGTATGGATCAAGGTCCTTTTCATTTTCCGCATCCTGCTCCTGGGCACTGCTATCGAGTCAGCCTGGAGTGACGAGCAGTTTGAGTTCCATTGCAACACTCAGCAGCCTGGTTGTGAAAATGTCTGCTATGACCAAGCCTTCCCAATCTCTCATGTGCGCCTCTGGGTCCTCCAGGTCATTTTCGTATCTGTGCCTACACTCTTATACCTGGCACATGTGTACTACGTGATTCGACGGAATGAGAAGTTgaacaagcaagagaaggaactgGAAGTTGCTCGTTTTAATGGCACCAGCGTGGAAAGGCACTTACCAAAAATTGCAGGAGAGCAGTTCAAGTGTGTCAGTGAAGGACATAGTAAGATGAAAATGAGAGGCAGATTGCTGCTAACCTACATGGCCAGCATCTTCTTCAAGTCTGTCTTCGAGGTGGCCTTCCTCCTGATTCAGTGGTACATTTATGGGTTTACTCTGAGTGCTGTTTACATC from Apodemus sylvaticus chromosome X, mApoSyl1.1, whole genome shotgun sequence includes these protein-coding regions:
- the LOC127675231 gene encoding gap junction alpha-6 protein — protein: MSDWSTLHQLLEKVQPYSTAGGKVWIKVLFIFRILLLGTAIESAWSDEQFEFHCNTQQPGCENVCYDQAFPISHVRLWVLQVIFVSVPTLLYLAHVYYVIRRNEKLNKQEKELEVARFNGTSVERHLPKIAGEQFKCVSEGHSKMKMRGRLLLTYMASIFFKSVFEVAFLLIQWYIYGFTLSAVYICEQSPCPHRVDCFLSRPTEKTIFILFMLVVSVVSFVLNVIELFYVLFKAIKNHMRNEEDAVYCDPVEFENPSHVSSSTVLTTISSSDQVVPTGLSSVSI